One window from the genome of Oryctolagus cuniculus chromosome 1, mOryCun1.1, whole genome shotgun sequence encodes:
- the MS4A2 gene encoding high affinity immunoglobulin epsilon receptor subunit beta isoform X1 — protein sequence METELRSRAELALPSPEGPSSVSEIQLSEVSLRGKTLLQKSTSRPPRQTWLTFLKKELEFLGVMQILIGFICLYFGTAIYFAFDISEFEGDVFSSFKTGYPFWGALFFAVSGFLTILSEEKNKIYLARGRLGANTVSIIIAGTGVIILIFNLKRSSAFSEYCKNIYEVENCFVASFSTEIVVMMLFLTILGFCSAVALIVHGVGEELKRKKVPDERLYEELKIYSPIYSELEVKEEISTPTDS from the exons ATGGAGACAGAACTTAGGAGCAGAGCAGAACTTGCTCTACCGAGCCCAGAAGGGCCCTCCAG TGTGTCTGAAATCCAACTCTCAGAAGTCTCCCTTCGAGGTAAAACTCTACTGCAGAAGTCTACTTCCCGCCCACCACGACAGACATGGTTAACATTTTTGAAGAAAGAGCTGGAATTCCTGGGG gtaATGCAAATTCTGATTGGTTTCATATGCCTTTATTTTGGAACAGCGATCTACTTTGCCTTCGACATTTCGGAATTTGAAGGAGATgttttttcatcatttaaaacagGCTACCCATTTTGGGGAGCATTGTTT TTTGCTGTTTCTGGATTTTTGACAATTCTatctgaagagaaaaataaaatatatctg GCAAGAGGAAGATTGGGAGCAAACACTGTGAGCATTATCATTGCGGGGACAGGGGTCATCATCCTCATCTTCAACCTAAAGAGGAGCTCAGCCTTCAGTGAATATTGTAAGAACATTTATGAAGTTGAGAACTGCTTCGTGGCTTCTTTCTCCACA GAAATTGTGGTAATGATGCTGTTTCTCACCATTTTGGGGTTTTGCAGTGCTGTGGCACTCATAGTGCATGGTGTTGGAGAAGAACTCAAGAGAAAAAAG GTTCCAGATGAACGCCTTtatgaagaattaaaaatttattcaccGATTTACAGTGAGTTGGAAGTCAAAGAGGAAATATCTACTCCCACTGATTCATAA
- the MS4A2 gene encoding high affinity immunoglobulin epsilon receptor subunit beta isoform X2, whose translation METELRSRAELALPSPEGPSSVSEIQLSEVSLRGKTLLQKSTSRPPRQTWLTFLKKELEFLGVMQILIGFICLYFGTAIYFAFDISEFEGDVFSSFKTGYPFWGALFFAVSGFLTILSEEKNKIYLARGRLGANTVSIIIAGTGVIILIFNLKRSSAFSEYCKNIYEVENCFVASFSTCCGTHSAWCWRRTQEKKGSR comes from the exons ATGGAGACAGAACTTAGGAGCAGAGCAGAACTTGCTCTACCGAGCCCAGAAGGGCCCTCCAG TGTGTCTGAAATCCAACTCTCAGAAGTCTCCCTTCGAGGTAAAACTCTACTGCAGAAGTCTACTTCCCGCCCACCACGACAGACATGGTTAACATTTTTGAAGAAAGAGCTGGAATTCCTGGGG gtaATGCAAATTCTGATTGGTTTCATATGCCTTTATTTTGGAACAGCGATCTACTTTGCCTTCGACATTTCGGAATTTGAAGGAGATgttttttcatcatttaaaacagGCTACCCATTTTGGGGAGCATTGTTT TTTGCTGTTTCTGGATTTTTGACAATTCTatctgaagagaaaaataaaatatatctg GCAAGAGGAAGATTGGGAGCAAACACTGTGAGCATTATCATTGCGGGGACAGGGGTCATCATCCTCATCTTCAACCTAAAGAGGAGCTCAGCCTTCAGTGAATATTGTAAGAACATTTATGAAGTTGAGAACTGCTTCGTGGCTTCTTTCTCCACA TGCTGTGGCACTCATAGTGCATGGTGTTGGAGAAGAACTCAAGAGAAAAAAG GTTCCAGATGA